From the genome of Phyllostomus discolor isolate MPI-MPIP mPhyDis1 chromosome 12, mPhyDis1.pri.v3, whole genome shotgun sequence, one region includes:
- the CADM4 gene encoding cell adhesion molecule 4, translated as MGRARRFQWPLLLLWAAAAGPGAGQEVQTENVTVAEGGVAEITCRLHQYDGSIVVIQNPARQTLFFNGTRALKDERFQLEEFSPRRVRIRLSDARLEDEGGYFCQLYTEDTHHQIATLTVLVAPENPVVEVREQAVEGGEVELSCLVPRSRPAAVLRWYRDRKELKGVSSSKENGKVWSVKSAVRFRVDRKDDGGIIICEAQNQALPSGHSKQTQYVLDVQYSPTARIHASQAVVREGDTLVLTCAITGNPRPNQIRWTRGNESLPERAEAVGETLTLPGLVSADNGTYTCEASNKHGHARALYVLVVYDPGAVVEAQTSVPYAIVGGILALLVFLIICVLVGMVWCSVRQKGSYLTHEASGLDEQGEAREAFLNGSDGHKRKEEFFI; from the exons aTGGGCCGGGCCCGGCGCTTCCAGtggccgctgctgctgctgtgggcgGCCGCGGCAGGGCCAG GGGCAGGACAGGAAGTACAGACTGAGAATGTGACAGTGGCTGAGGGTGGGGTGGCTGAGATAACCTGCCGTCTGCATCAGTATGATGGGTCCATAGTTGTCATTCAGAACCCAGCCCGGCAGACCCTCTTCTTCAATGGCACCCGCG CCCTGAAGGATGAGCGTTTCCAGCTTGAGGAGTTCTCCCCTCGCAGAGTGAGGATCCGGCTCTCAGATGCCCGCCTGGAAGACGAGGGGGGCTACTTCTGCCAGCTGTATACGGAGGACACCCACCACCAGATTGCCACGCTCACAGTGCTGG TGGCCCCAGAGAACCCCGTGGTGGAAGTCCGGGAGCAGGCGGTGGAGGGCGGCGAGGTGGAGCTCAGCTGCCTGGTTCCGCGGTCTCGGCCGGCCGCGGTCCTGCGCTGGTACCGCGACCGCAAGGAGCTGAAAG GTGTGAGCAGCAGCAAGGAAAATGGCAAGGTGTGGAGCGTGAAGAGCGCAGTGAGGTTTCGTGTAGACCGCAAGGACGACGGCGGTATCATCATCTGCGAGGCGCAGAACCAGGCGCTGCCCTCGGGACACAGCAAGCAGACGCAGTACGTGCTGGATGTGCAGT ACTCCCCCACGGCCCGGATCCATGCCTCCCAAGCTgtggtgagggagggagacacactgGTGCTGACGTGTGCTATAACGGGGAACCCCAG GCCAAATCAGATCCGCTGGACCCGCGGGAATGAGTCTTTGCCGGAGCGGGCGGAGGCTGTCGGGGAGACGCTTACGCTGCCTGGCCTGGTATCTGCAGATAATGGCACCTACACTTGCGAGGCGTCGAACAAGCACGGCCATGCGAGGGCGCTCTACGTGCTCGTGGTCTACG ACCCCGGTGCGGTGGTAGAGGCTCAGACGTCGGTGCCCTACGCCATTGTAGGCGGCATCCTGGCGCTACTGGTGTTTTTGATCATATGTGTGCTGGTGGGCATGGTCTGGTGCTCAGTACGACAGAAGG GCTCCTATTTGACCCATGAGGCCAGTGGTTTGGATGAGCAGGGAGAAGCAAGAGAAGCCTTCCTCAATGGCAGCGATGGacacaagaggaaagaagaattcTTCATCTGA